In Aedes albopictus strain Foshan chromosome 3, AalbF5, whole genome shotgun sequence, the genomic window gctttacccaacgaTATCGGAATAGTTGGCTCAGGGAAAATGaaatcatgtgatgctccagtgcgagctaactcatcagccatttcatttaATACGCTTGTCGTTGGTTCAATCGGGCGCAATTCTGTACCGCTTATcgttttcggtaattttttgtTGAAATCGGCCTCGTAAATCCCGCAGGAATCTTCTAAAATACGATCCTCAGTAGTCTGCACTTTTCTGCGATATTAGTTGTTCATATCCGCTACCGTTGTGACGAAAAAAGTGTAATTAATTTGTTCAACAAATCTCGCTATGGAATGCAAAAAGTGCCTTCTTCCAGTGGCAACAAAAGACCAACCGTACATATATTGCAATGCATTGTGTGCCGCAGTTTACCATGCCGCTTGTGTTGGATTAAACACTGCCGAGCTCGCTGCCGTGTCGCGTCCGAACAAGAATAGCTGTTGGATGTGCGATGTGTGTTTGGTTGAATTCGTACAGTGGAGTAAAGAACATAGTGAGAAAATGAATGAACCGATCGCCGCTACCGTTCCGGAGCCAACGTACGTACTACAACGTGACGTAGATGAACTGAAAGCTAAAGTTGCATCTATTTTGTCGGTGATTACGTCGCATGAGAACAATCACTCGGATACCAGGATATGCCATTCAacaccgaattcatcgcggcagAAGGAAGAAGGAACAAGTGAAATAGCACACGCATTTGATACTGCGAGTCGGTTACCTGATTCGATTTGCGACGACGAGAACTTCGATTTGTTGCTGACTAACATCGATGGAAGCGTTTCGGAGGAAGATGTGCATCTCATGATTTCCCGCTGCTTGGGCACTTTTGAAAATGAGCGTATTAACGTTAGAAAATTAGTTCCACGATGGGTTGACTGCAGTGCACTTGACTATGTTTCCTTCAAAATAGTATTAAATCGTAAATGGAAATCTGCCGCAATGATGTCATCTACTTGGCCTGGAAACATTAGATTTAGAGAGTTTAAAAAATTAAGATGCCCGTGGAAACCCGATATTTTGTAATTTGTTTCTATTGTTTCTATTGTGAATTACGTGATTTCAGAGggataaaaatgttttattttgttGTAATGTTTTTCTAATGTGCTATGTTGCACTGTTTAGTTTAGAAATGATACACGTTGTCTGATAAAATTGTAGTTAGTGTATGAACTTGCATTGTATTTCAGTTTTTGTTACGGAAATTCGTCGTAGTTGTCAAATGATTTTGTAGCTTAGTTTTAAGTACACATTATTGGGGCATACACAAGCCTGTTGATGTAAatggtaaataaataaataaatttccagcgatcttgctcctattcgtagggtttatgccttaaaaatatgaaaaacatgttgaacaggttgtacAGTATCGACagtatcaaacagcatgaaattgtaaggacattgcatacttttaggcgtttaaggatttctgttcctactTTCAAAAcgtattccaattcgtaaaagcccgcttcgctaagagatccaagaccagatttggACTGcattatgattgatctaccgacctagagttgaccgaagcaagtgctttaatagcagcctggctatctgaaaagaagtatattactttgcccattacgtgctgcacataagagcaaaaatttcggcctgaaaaacggtgcagtgtctaccgagTGAGTaatactgatacagccttagcttatGAGAATTAACACCagcacgatgccgtctgaaatacttctttccagatatccagatatccactcttcccggaaaggaaatttcgtggaaaatgtccaatatgggaaattacaagcaattctaagatcacttggagcaagggcaTTTTGGTCCCAAtttaccaaaagtggaaacaacgaggtgtgtgttgatgtgcggttcacaagagttttctctagtagaccgagtactcgtagacggtaagtgccagaaagtgtttcttgtttgagatgaatgtgtagtggagcaacgtcaaagagaactttgagcgctgccgtgggagttgaagagaacgctccagacatcgccattaagcacatcctttggagatggcctaactttgatttggatcgttctcattttacCCTTttaccaccacacaagacatccataggccaatattggccgaacaacagttgtgtaaatccatttggtatacatacttgggttttagaccccaagttgtaccaaaggttcgccgacattgcccgaaggccatacaagctttttttgattctgaactcaatatgaggtgtccaggaaagcttggaatcaagaataactccaacgtactttacttgttcagtcacatcgatttcagaatcaaagagacgcaaaggtcgaacgccattacggttttgaCCTTCCGTCATGGGACGTCatagtctcggagaaatgagcgaaaacgaagagctgtttgcagagttttgtggcaacaatgacatggtgattgggggatcgctctttcctcatcgaccagtgcataaAGTGACATAAGtgtcccgtgatggcgtcacggaaaatcaaatcgaccacatctgcatcagccgaaaatggagacggagccttcttgatgtgcggaacaaacgtagcgccagcATTGCGTCCGACTAGAGTGACTGTATtaggagagtggcgtcatgtcaTCCCATTGAAAATAAACATTGTTGGCAACTGCGAAATTCTCAGCTAACATCACTGCCGATGTGTAAGCTCGAAAGTGACTTGCCGAAAACTGTTTTCGATAATGTTTATTATTGTTTTGGTCTGTGTCGTTTTCGCTTGAATCGTAGGTTGTGAGTGTTTACAAAGTGTTTGATGATTTTGTGTGTAATTTTCACGAGGAAAACGAACGAATTTTTACGAAAATGAAGTGTTTTGcgatattttgtacaaaaaaaacgACGCCGGGATTCAAGCATGTCGGGGTTTTCCGGTTCCCAGCGGATGCCGATTTACAAGCAGAATGGAAAAAGTTCTGTGGGCTTCCAGACCATTTCGAAGTGACAGCAAGTTGCCGTGTGTGTAGCG contains:
- the LOC115268007 gene encoding uncharacterized protein LOC115268007, translating into MECKKCLLPVATKDQPYIYCNALCAAPTYVLQRDVDELKAKVASILSVITSHENNHSDTRICHSTPNSSRQKEEGTSEIAHAFDTASRLPDSICDDENFDLLLTNIDGSVSEEDVHLMISRCLGTFENERINVRKLVPRWVDCSALDYVSFKIVLNRKWKSAAMMSSTWPGNIRFREFKKLRCPWKPDIL